tgaatggctcatatctggtacctgaaagaacataaAACGTTtccaggcagttatgtaatcaaaataattatagctcagtgcagagtctgagagtcttttgggagtctatgggtttgttccccattcggccTCGGTCATGACTCGGAGTATATAAGCACTGTGgtaaattaatttggtggaatcattcttatcataaatgggttttatgacaagagagttggtgagaatcaagatactggaatagtactggagatttttagaggaatcttcaggtatccagtggaaattagggggaaaataggaagaggctattttgaacagatctgttaaattagaacggttaggttttatatgaaacagatgagtAATGAATGGCTTCTTCAagtattcagattttccttttgggaggaaaaactgggGGGTAACAAAGTAggaccttttgatgcaattgctttcgcatatggatcaaaaggtgtagaaaccgtagacgcaaaggtcgccggttgcacaattttaccaagaggtgtgaatctattggcaatatccagttcTGTTGAGGAGACATTGGGCACAAtggaggatccagactcattcttgatgagttttatactgggtattggaggtggggggttcactctctgtttctcttttcctttcttcttgcttacgctcatggttgggtgtctgcaagaactctctggtaagaaaatcagggatagaattatcagtgcctttgatgtattcaatatcaaaatcaaaaacacttaaaatacattgccatcgtgcaaaaatatgttttgatgcaatgttttgaacatcttgttctaaaataaatttagcactcatgcaatcaatacgaagtaaaaacttcttgtttaacaaatcagattgaaatttagaaatatatagtactataaataaaatctcttgtttaatagtactatatttttcttgtacaggattccaggttccagaatggaaacgaacaatttgttcagaagaacctggtgaaactaATTgcttcagaatgccaccataaccaatgtttgaggcatctgtttcaacgattttaaatgaatcagaagtggggataccaaggcacggaaggGTCTTGAcatgtgttttgatttttctcacTATTTTAGCATGGATTtttgtccaaggaggaggatttaAAAGGAGTCGTTTGAACAatggacgacattgtttcctcatatccttgtagaaatcagcaacataattaagagatcctaaaaatctctgtaattgatttttgtcaagaatgacatcaaggaatttgtcggcaaaatcaatggctctttgaatgggtctgattttcccttcagaaatatcataaccaaggaatctgatcttggtttggaataatttgatctttttcgcagaaacgacaagaccattgtgtctaatgatgtctagaaacgaattcaaatgtttccagtgttcatcaatagatttagaaaaaacaagaacatcatttatatagacaatggtaatatatatatatatatatatatcacctgttttaaagaaattaattaataacgtCTGTTTTTAAGTCCATGATGTTATCAACATTTATTATTGTGAGTATATTATAGGGGTTGAAGTTTTGAACTACTCACTATCTCTAACTTAAAAATCTAAGTTGACTTTATAAACACAACTTTAAACAATAGGCCTGAATAATattaagtttataactaattaacaattaaaagtTTCTAACTTTTTCCTCAGTATTTTCAATTAAGGTTGCTATAATCACACATTgcaagttgaaaatttaataatcaaatcaaTTTGATCAATCCATCAGTTGAAGTGTGAGTTTTTCTCTTTACATTTTATTCACCTTCTTAAAAGGATCAAGATCCTATAAAGTTCATGTTGTCTGAATTTTAAGATCTAAAATTAGGATAGATATATAAACACATGAAGTGTgcactataatataatttatagccTTGTGAATAtcttgaataatattaataatcaataaatattgtaagaattatttgatatatttatctctctcatACTTTAAACCTTAAAGTTCGATAGATTTTAATGGGTTTTAATCCACCTTAAAGTTTAAACCATTTTGTTATGTaaatcatatgaaaatgaatgttCATCAGTTGAACCAATTTATTCATTGATTTAATTGAAGGTTACTAAACTACCCAATAAGCCAATAGATATAAACCatgtaaattaaattttatatgttaagatttttttgaaaaatgatttgtatagtcTTAATGTGTGCAAGCTCTTCACGgtctatttgaaaaagaaaagtaggcATACCTAGGATCAGCATGAAAAATTCCACATTTAAATGATGGGTCTCAAggtttaaacattttaaaactatatctagAGTTATTAATTTGTTCTTAATTGGGCAACAAACTTCCACAATCCTATTTAAAGCATGGCATTCTCAAAACAAATTTGATGTTCTGAACTTCTAAACATTAGCTGAGCATGGGCCAAGAAAAGCCCAAAAGAATAGAAACATGTAGTGCTCTTCAACAAATTACCTTGTTAGCCCATTAATGGAAGTGTAACTATCCATACACACACATCAAACATGTGGGTATGGTACCCTATTTTGATTGTGCTTTAAGGGCAACCCAAACGTACCCCTGTTTACTTCCACGTAAAgcactatttatttatttatttttaaataataatatcaaaattaattaactcCTATGTCGGGCAGAGACATTTAGCGCCTAAATTTGAATAAGCCAACTGAAATAGCGTCTCTAACGGTCATTGTTTCCCTAAAACATCCTCTTATGTCCCCTTCGTTCCAACCCTGCCACAGGTCCCATTCCCAGCAGTCCAAATCATTCTACTAGGATTTAAGGGAGTTGAATTTCCTTCACAGCTGAAAGCATATGCTAGAACATGGCCGAGTACAACAAAGCAGATATACTTggttttattaagtttattttcatggctatatatcagtttattttccttctaaattcttaattaattttagtttcagtTCTGTTCAAGATTTTTACCGGCAACAATAATTTCCTTTATGGGTTTTGCAGATTTGTCTGTTCTGTCATTAGGGGAGGAATCAGATTTGAATTCTCATAGCAATGCATGGCATGATGAACCATTGGTAAATTAAAGATTAGTTTTTTTGTCTTAAATTACTGATTGATATATGATAACTTTAACATTCCTAGTGTTGACTGAGGTATACAGATTGATGTTAAAGGAACTAGCCATTCAAGGACGACTAATGTCCTGAAAGGCCTGAGGGCTGCCATGTCAGAAGAGGAGCTAAGGATTCGCAGTGAACTAGAGATGGAGATAGAAAGAGATTTGGAAGAAGAAATCAAAGATGGAATATACCGTCATGCTCTCAGATTGCACCGACTGTATCAGCAGCAAAAGGAAAGAATTGCAAAAGAAGGACCTGGCCAACAAAGAAGGAATAATCAAACACTTCTTGAAGTGAACATAAGCATAAGAATGGAAGGAGGGaccaaaattgaaataaaagagaCCAAGAAAGAagctcatgatcatcatcaggaGAAGGGTCGGCCTCGGACTTCTAGATCAGAAAACATGAAACCATTTCTGCCGGTTTCTAATGGGAAGAAGCTCGATTGGGTGAGGAGTCTCCGATTCAATAATGCAGGTCCGGTTGCCATTGATAGATCATCAAAACATGGCAGCTTACATCAGCCTAAAACACCAAGCAACAACCGTTGCTGCTATGATCTCATGAATCTTGACCTTAAAAATGGCAGGAGAATTTGCACTACTACTACTTCTGCCTTGGGGCCGCCCAAGGTCCGTGCGAGTGTTGATAACAAAGTACTTGAATTGGGATGGAAAAATTGAcatattttttgcttttctgatttgaaaattataataacaaaatacaaatattgtTACGTGTGATTTTAAGGCATGATGCTGTTATTCTGGTATTAATTGTAataagcatattggtgattaagaaaaaatgttcttttGGGCGTTCCAGCtgagttttatttatgataCATTGTTAAGAAGTggggccatatatatataaatatatatatatatatatataatttgtgatCTTGGCACATGATTAGGCAGAGTGCTCTAGCTAGCTCCTTGAGATTTAAAAGTAATGGCGGCCTTGAAGATgggagaaaatattaaaagaacaTTGAAAATACATGGGGTCTGAGAATTACAATCATGAAGCATGGCAATCCCCATGGAATTTATAAATAACCCAACTTTGTATTGTTTTCCCAACACTAATTGATTATAACCTGCAAGTTGGCGTGAAGGAATTTCTAGAagtttgaagaaaacaaaaggctGCATGAGGGGAAACCAAAAAAACAGACAAGAATGAGAGATTGCAGTTGTTGGAGTCTGACCAACATGATCTAATAATGTGAGGGGGTGAATACAAAGTTTGGGAGACAAAAAGATGAGCTGGAGAAGCTATTATTGGCCGGCCATTGCTGGCTCACCATGGCCTGGGCGCTCGATCGGGGAAACATTTGAAACTAGTGGACCTACGCCTGGGTAGTGTTGCTTTGGATCTAACCTTGTCTGCCAAAGAGCTTGAGGATCTCGTGCCTTATATATACAGTCTTTGGTCCATACTTATGATGGGTGGGAATTAAACGTCCCGGCCGCTTCGACCACTGACAAATTCATATGGAAAAATGGAGGTTTTCATGATGCTGATCAGGTTTATAAGGTTTTGCATGTTCAACGTATTCTACAACTGATCATCAGTGAACACCCGGCCTACATGAAGAGAATTGTTGGGTTTAACTTTAAAAGTACTACGcaaaatatttatgttaaattaatttaatgattaattttagAAGATTAATCATGTCCATTAATGCAAAAATTAAACTCAAGGCAGAAGCAGTACGTGGTCttatataaatgttttatttatatagatatcCACCAACTTTTGCCACAAAACACACCAGGCGCGCAGTAGTACTTTCCGAGATATCTACGTTTAGGGTATGCTGGAATTTAGAACGACCAAGGGTGGGATTCAAAACATATGGGGATCAGTTGGGTcaccaaacaaattaaaacatgtCGAATTGTTAGACAAGAATTGATGTTGATGAGTAGAGGCAGCATGAAGTTGCCATGTGTACGTGGGCCTGTGGCATCATGCACACAGCCATGCATTGCAAATAGTGGAATCACACAAAAAGCTCACTAGCTAATTGCATCGCTCCCCCCTCCCCTTTAGACCTTAAATTGAGTAGGGACGACAACGATGTATGTTATAGTCAGCTCCATCCGGCCGGATTCACAAAATATTGGCGTGCCATTGAAGAGTCATAGTCTTTCAACTGTCAAAAAGGGTATAATCTCTCTATGGTGCCCAAAGCCATCTCCTTTTCCAACTTTTTCCTCCCAATCCTGAAGTTTTTGCTTTCAAAAAGGAGGATAATCCAAACGAATCTCATCATCAGGCCCCCCATCCCACCCCACCCTTCCTCTTTCGGCTTCTCCCACATATTGTCATATACATGTGTGCTCCCTGACTCATCTAGGAATATTGCCATGTTTATGAGACTTTTTTAGTATACGAGACAATTATACAGCAAGATATTAAgaatttgcatataattaatGATCGAGAAATGAAAAATCTTGCGTATTTTGATACATCTATAGGCCGTACTATGCTTATGTATATATCATGTTATTAAGAAAGATACAAGCTTGGAGAAGATTGATCAGCCGCAAAAAGAAAAGCTCATTTTCATGTCCGAAATAAGCATTTGCTATTTTGCGGAAAATATTGATTGCAGGTCAGCAGGATTAATTGAAATTCAGTCGActaaaatctagccatggtttTGTGAAGCAGCCATGGTGACTGGTCGTACAAGCATGTCGTTTTTCTTGTCTATCATGAGCTAGAAACATCATGACCAGCTAAGTTTTCATTTCAGTTtcagcatattatatatatatatatatatatatatagaagatcagatatatataataatattaatggtaATAAACAGTGCTAGCTCCAAGTGTTTGGGATTTGGCGTACAGCCAGCATTCAGTGTCCAAATCAGGAATCCATGcatacatgatcatgatgagtaGACCGAAAGTGAGaaactcaaatatcactcaTGCTCAACAATGGAAAATGCGTCCAGTCACTGAAATTGACGCATTTCATAAATCATGAtgatctgtttttgtttttgttatgatGAGGGGCTATCAGAGACATATTGATTCAAGTTATTAATGTTAATCAAATGTCCGTAGACATATTATATGCAGTGGTTTCCCAGAAACCAAACGAATTAATTTTACAGAGCTTTTCGCAGAGAAGAATGGAATTAGTCATTAAGATCAATAAATAGAGATCggaaattaagaagaaaatatctaTCCCATATATACATAGATCGATCGGCCGTGTATAGCCATGGGATCATGATGCTTAGAGGATTATGCATCGAATTGAATACTAAACCCTAGAATTATTCAActctttattctctctctctccctggtATTTGGTCCTCTCCTTTCACTGATCATTGGTCATTTTGGATTACTTTTGAACTTCAAACCTTACTGATCTGAACTCTTTTCAAATGGCCAAATTAAGTATGGGAGTCAGTCTATCAGATTAAGCTTATAGATGCTAGAAACAGGATGGGTTTATACAAACTAACTGTCTGATGCAGCAATCTGCGCCCTTTGACCAAGATTTAAAAATCTGGAGTACCCTATCTCTTATTGGCAGCTTTAACTCATGATACCGCATGGGTTTCCCGGCCCCCAAAGAAGCAAAGCATCTTCTGAAGAGCATTCCTTGCAGATGAGCTTGGACTCCAGAAgcaaacaatcaataaaaaagTATATCTTGCTATGAGAATGAAATATCAGAACCTATGCATATAGAACTAGCTAGTAAGAGAACCCAAGCCAGGCACATCTCTCTCTATTGTACCCCAAATAAGGAAGCAGCCTGcaggtccccccccccccccggcgaaTCCTTCAATATCAAGTTGAACCGTGACTGGAGGAGAGTGACCTTGGCTACCCCCCTTAATCAGTACCATTGTtgaataaataacttaattagaAAAACTTCGTTCTGAGTAAAGGAAAAAGTTGGGGAAACCGAATTACCAAaatgatcaaattaattaaatgggtgCTGATGAGCATGAAATAAACCCATGCCTTATGGAAGAAGATAAACTAGATTAGTAAGAGAATCTTGGGATCTTAGTGGATCCTACACCAAACGTACGCTGAACCTTCGAGTATGGTAGTGTTTGAAGAGTTACAGATCATAAAAGCTGTGTCTGCATGTGTGCCCCtctggtatttttttataagaactttTCCTGCTGCTGAAGTGCCCACATGTTCCCTTTGAAACAGActatattgaaaaagaaaaagaagagtaaaTTTGAGAAGCTTTGGATGATTGGATCTATCGAATTTCTCGATCATGAACTTGGAGTTGAGTCTCCTTGAGAgagatgatataatattaaaagttGCTAATACCATGATTTGCTTTCCCaagatgaaaaaagaagaacaagtaatattaaccattaaaaaataaataaaataacatcaaaTAAAACAAACCTATCAGTTCTTCCTTCCCAAGGTGAccccatcaatgatcaaacATCTGGGTTCGACCATCACCACATGCAGGAGGGGCAGATCATATGATGAAGCagatgtaaaatattaaaaatttataaaaactacACGATTCCATGTAATATGTTTAAAGACTTAAATGGAAAACAGGAAAATGAATGATCAGTGTGTGCAGTGACGACTGCAAAAGTTAATGCATTATTTGCAAGAAAGAGTGGAGACTTCTGCAACAGGGACAGACCAGGAAGGGAGGTCTCTGAGAGACAGTGATCAACCTTTGCTTCTTCCATGATCATTTAAAGTTGGCCAAAGTACCTTCAGAAGAAAAGATGCataaaaggagaagaaagagaagaagaaatgaaaggaagcAAAGGTTCTGGAAACGCATCGATGTAAAAAGCCCAAAGCATATGCATCCACATTGAATGGAAGTCGAAGCTGGATCTGTGTTGAAAAgcataagaaaaaggaaaaggccAGACACTCATTC
Above is a genomic segment from Juglans microcarpa x Juglans regia isolate MS1-56 chromosome 1D, Jm3101_v1.0, whole genome shotgun sequence containing:
- the LOC121268676 gene encoding uncharacterized protein LOC121268676, producing the protein MAEYNKADILDLSVLSLGEESDLNSHSNAWHDEPLIDVKGTSHSRTTNVLKGLRAAMSEEELRIRSELEMEIERDLEEEIKDGIYRHALRLHRLYQQQKERIAKEGPGQQRRNNQTLLEVNISIRMEGGTKIEIKETKKEAHDHHQEKGRPRTSRSENMKPFLPVSNGKKLDWVRSLRFNNAGPVAIDRSSKHGSLHQPKTPSNNRCCYDLMNLDLKNGRRICTTTTSALGPPKVRASVDNKVLELGWKN